From the genome of Croceibacterium atlanticum:
GGCTTTTCGCTTGTCGGGATCGGCAGCTATTCGCGGATGCTTGGCGATGCCAAGGACAGCCCGATCACCAGTATTCGCGGCAGTGCGGACCAGTGGATGGGCGCGCTGGGCATCGGCTATACTTTCTAGAAGCGCCCCTTCCGTGCATCCGGGCGCGAAGGCGGAGGCCGCCGGATAGCGGCGGCCCCCGCAATCAGTCCCGCATCAGGCCCTGCAATCAGTCCTCCCCGCCGCTTTCCAATGCGGGGCGGGGCGGGGGCATTTCCGCGTCGCGATTGCCGGTTTTCAGATAGGTGTCGAACCAGCGCATCATGCGGACATTATAGTCATAGCGCGCGGCCGTGCCGGAATTGCCGTGCCCTTCGCCGGGATAAAGCACCAGCCGCACCGGCGTATCGGTCTGCAATTTGATGAAGCGATAGAGTTCATAGCTCTGGTCTGGCGGAACGCGGGGATCATCCGTGCCATGCATGATCAGCAGCGGCGTGTCCGCCTTGCCCGCATGGTAGATCGGGCTGACTTCCAGCATCCCCATCCAGTCTTCCCACGGCCATTTGGTGGAATGGACCAGATACATTTCTTCCGGAATGTCGGTCTTGCCGAATTTGGAGATCTGGTCCGAAATGCCGACGAACATTACCCCCGCCGCATATTCTTCGGTCAGGGCAGTGGCGCTCCAGCCGGTGGCATATCCGCCATAGGATCCGCCGGTTATGCCTACCCGCGCCGGATCGGTGATCAGCATGTCCACCAGCGCGTTCTTGCCATCCACGATATCGGTGAATTCGGGATCGGTGTAATTGCCCTGATGCTGTTTTGAAAATGCCGTGCCGTAAGCGGTGGAGCCGCGATAATTCGGGTGGAACACGGCATAGCCCTGTCCCGCCGCGACTTGCCCCGGCATGGAATAGGCGGTCAGCCAGCCATTGGAATAATGCGCTTCCGGCCCGCCATGCACCATCATGATGGTGGGCGATCCTTCCAGCGGCGGTGTGCCGACCGGCTCGATCAAAATGCCTTCCACCGCCTGCCCGTCACGCGCGGTATAGATCATGGTGCGCTGGGTGCCGAATTCGATATCGGCCAGCCACGGATTGGAATTGGTCCACCGATCGAACTCGCCATATCCGGCATAGAGGAACAATTCGCCGGGGTGGGTGGGCGCATCGGCGCGCACGATCAGCCGGTTGCCGCCCTGTTCCAGAGAAGAGAGGATGAGATCGCCCGGATCCACATTCTCGATCATGTTGCCGCTATCGTTGTAGAAACGCAGCACGCTTTGCGCGCCGACATGGATCACCGCGGCCAGCCGGCCATCGGCCATCCATTCCGTATCCACCGCCGCTTCGGGTTCGCCTTCGTTCAGCGCGCGATATTCACCCGTCGCCACATCCACGAAATAGAGCGTGGTCGGCGCGGGATCGTTCCTGTCCACCGCGGCGATCATGGAAAGCTTGCTGCCGTCGGGCGAAATTTCGACATCGCCGATCTTGCCCGGCGTTTCCACCGTCCGCAGCACTTCGCCGCTGGCAAGATCCAGTATCGCCACGCGTTTGGAAGTATAGCTGTCATCCACCAGCGGGGTGGGCGCGGTTTCGATCATCGCCCAGTTGCCGTCGGGCGAAACCTTCATCGCGCTGACATGGCCGGGGACGGTGATTTCCGCCGGGTCGGCATCCACTTCCGCCCCGATCCGCGCAGCGAACAGGCGGTTGAACCTGAATTCTTCTTCGTAAACGATGGAATCGAAGCCGGCTTTCTTTTCCTTGTCGCGCGTTTCGTCAGGCGCGGCCCCGGCCAGCAGATAGATCGTCGATCCGTCCGGCGCCCAGGCGTAGGAGCGGATATCGGCATCGCCCACTTCGGCCAGCTTGCGCCATGCGCCGCCATCCACCGGGATGCCCCAGACGGCGCGCTTTTCATCGTCCTTCTTCCACAGGAAGCTGACCATGGAACTGTCGGGCGAAAAGCCGACGCCCGAAACGCTCATATCCTCCGGCAGCCAGGCGCGGGCATTGTCCGGGCCGCTGGCCAGATAAAGCTGCTGGCGCGATCCGCCGTCCTTTTCCCCCTTCGTCACATCCGGGCGGTGGGACCGTGTATAGGCGATGTGCGATCCGTCGCGCGAAATCTCTATCGCGCCAACGGCC
Proteins encoded in this window:
- a CDS encoding S9 family peptidase, which produces MAALGKALIILALAAPTPLLARTMTPEDVVRLQAVGAIEISRDGSHIAYTRSHRPDVTKGEKDGGSRQQLYLASGPDNARAWLPEDMSVSGVGFSPDSSMVSFLWKKDDEKRAVWGIPVDGGAWRKLAEVGDADIRSYAWAPDGSTIYLLAGAAPDETRDKEKKAGFDSIVYEEEFRFNRLFAARIGAEVDADPAEITVPGHVSAMKVSPDGNWAMIETAPTPLVDDSYTSKRVAILDLASGEVLRTVETPGKIGDVEISPDGSKLSMIAAVDRNDPAPTTLYFVDVATGEYRALNEGEPEAAVDTEWMADGRLAAVIHVGAQSVLRFYNDSGNMIENVDPGDLILSSLEQGGNRLIVRADAPTHPGELFLYAGYGEFDRWTNSNPWLADIEFGTQRTMIYTARDGQAVEGILIEPVGTPPLEGSPTIMMVHGGPEAHYSNGWLTAYSMPGQVAAGQGYAVFHPNYRGSTAYGTAFSKQHQGNYTDPEFTDIVDGKNALVDMLITDPARVGITGGSYGGYATGWSATALTEEYAAGVMFVGISDQISKFGKTDIPEEMYLVHSTKWPWEDWMGMLEVSPIYHAGKADTPLLIMHGTDDPRVPPDQSYELYRFIKLQTDTPVRLVLYPGEGHGNSGTAARYDYNVRMMRWFDTYLKTGNRDAEMPPPRPALESGGED